One genomic segment of Bacteroidales bacterium includes these proteins:
- a CDS encoding glucosamine-6-phosphate deaminase, with protein MRLIIQPDYKRISQWAASHIVSRINAFAPGPDRPFVLGLPTGSSPIGIYQELVRMNKEGKVSFKNVVTFNMDEYVGIPKDHPQSYHSFMWHHLFSHIDIPAENVNILNGNAPDLDAECRRYEGKIKSYGQIHLFMGGIGPDGHIAFNEPGSSLSSRTRIKSLTTDTIIANSRFFDNDLNKVPKTALTVGVGTVLDAQEVLIIVNGHNKARALYHAVEGSINHMWTISALQMHAKGIIVCDEDATAELKVGTYKYFKDIEKNNL; from the coding sequence ATGCGACTTATTATTCAACCTGATTACAAAAGAATATCACAATGGGCTGCCAGCCACATCGTTTCCAGAATCAATGCTTTTGCTCCCGGTCCTGATCGTCCTTTTGTACTGGGACTGCCTACCGGCTCTTCCCCCATAGGAATATATCAGGAGTTGGTACGGATGAACAAAGAAGGAAAAGTATCTTTCAAAAACGTTGTTACCTTTAATATGGATGAATATGTCGGCATCCCGAAAGATCATCCTCAAAGTTATCATTCCTTTATGTGGCACCACTTATTCAGCCACATTGACATACCGGCAGAAAATGTGAATATACTGAACGGAAACGCACCTGACCTTGATGCGGAATGCCGGCGTTATGAAGGAAAAATCAAATCATACGGACAGATACATCTGTTCATGGGTGGAATAGGTCCCGATGGCCATATTGCATTTAATGAACCGGGATCCTCCCTATCTTCACGTACAAGAATTAAATCCCTGACAACGGACACCATCATCGCTAATTCCCGCTTCTTTGACAATGACCTGAATAAGGTACCCAAAACAGCATTAACAGTAGGAGTAGGAACAGTGCTTGATGCACAGGAGGTGCTGATCATTGTAAACGGACATAATAAAGCACGGGCATTATACCATGCTGTTGAAGGTAGCATCAACCATATGTGGACCATATCCGCATTACAGATGCACGCTAAAGGAATCATTGTGTGCGATGAAGATGCAACAGCCGAATTGAAAGTAGGAACTTATAAATATTTTAAAGATATAGAAAAGAACAATCTTTAA
- the prmC gene encoding peptide chain release factor N(5)-glutamine methyltransferase: MPPIAHIVSGIKDELTGYYPSNEIDSFIRILLEHFLQISTITAYLEPDKEINIQDEARIKTAVAGLKKYCPVQYITSEAFFYGLVFKVTPDVLIPRPETEELVHWVIHDIISNKTENPKILDIGCGSGCIAISLAANIPDAEVWAVDISKPALEITEENVKINRVCVHTVQADILSENIDVLFPETGFDVIVSNPPYVTLPEKQDMSANVLNYEPHRALFPLGDDPLVFYDRIAAFGAHRIKENGTIYFEINEHFPEETGNILTKHHYSDVNARKDIRNRWRMIRGSRMDIHPAS, translated from the coding sequence ATGCCTCCCATTGCCCATATCGTATCCGGTATTAAAGATGAATTGACAGGATATTATCCTTCAAATGAAATAGATAGCTTTATCCGTATTCTTCTTGAACATTTTCTGCAAATATCAACCATCACAGCATACCTTGAGCCGGATAAAGAGATAAATATACAAGACGAAGCCAGGATAAAAACAGCTGTTGCCGGCCTTAAGAAATATTGTCCTGTCCAATACATCACCAGTGAAGCTTTTTTTTATGGACTGGTATTTAAAGTTACGCCGGATGTGTTGATACCCAGGCCGGAAACAGAGGAATTGGTACACTGGGTGATTCATGATATTATTTCTAATAAAACGGAGAACCCCAAAATACTTGATATCGGTTGTGGAAGTGGTTGCATCGCCATATCTCTTGCCGCCAATATCCCTGATGCAGAGGTATGGGCGGTAGATATTTCAAAACCGGCACTGGAGATTACTGAAGAAAATGTAAAAATAAACCGGGTATGTGTACATACTGTGCAGGCAGATATCCTTTCAGAAAATATTGATGTGCTTTTTCCGGAAACAGGTTTCGATGTGATTGTGAGCAATCCACCATATGTCACTTTGCCTGAAAAACAAGATATGTCAGCTAATGTGTTGAATTACGAACCTCACCGGGCGTTGTTTCCTTTAGGTGATGATCCCCTGGTTTTTTATGATCGAATTGCAGCTTTCGGCGCACACCGGATAAAAGAAAACGGAACCATTTATTTTGAGATCAATGAGCACTTTCCTGAAGAAACCGGAAATATATTAACGAAACATCATTATTCGGATGTCAATGCCCGGAAAGATATCCGGAACCGTTGGAGGATGATACGCGGAAGCAGGATGGATATCCACCCTGCTTCCTGA